The Streptomyces pratensis genomic interval GAACCTGCGTCTGTTGCGCAGCCATGTCTCCACGGACCGCCAGGCGTGGTCGGCCACGGAGCGCGCCAGTTCGACGGACACGACCAGGATGATGTCCTGGATCAGCTCCCCGGCCATCGCGTCGACCTGTACCGACGAGTCCTTGTGTTCCAGGGCGAGTTCGTTCCGCTCAAGGGCGTCCTCGATGACCGGCGCCTTCTTCAGCCAGGCGCGCAGGGCCTTGAGGTCGTCGCGCCGGGTGTGCGTCCCGACGAGGCTGATCCGTAACTCGATCTTCCCCTGCCCCTGCTCCTGCCCGCCCGTGACCGCCCCGTCCGTCATGCCTGCCCCCATCAGCCCCATCGGCCCCGTCACCCTCGCCCCGCGAGGGTCAGGTCACTGAACAAGCAAGTATTTCACGGGCGTTGACACACGACACCCCTTTGTTCCGATGCACCTGAGGCCCGTTGCGCGCCCACCGATCACTTTCGCGCCTCCCGGCGGTCATAGAGACTGCGAGCGCCACAACCACTCCATGGTGCTCACCACGACGGACTCCAGGACGGGACACGAGAACATGACCGAAGCAGTGAAGGGCCCGGCGAGCTACTTCCCCTCGATCGAGAAGAAGTACGGCCGCCCGGTCACGGAGTGGAAGGACCTCATCCGGTCCTCGCCCCTGACCAAGCACATGGAGCTCGTCGCCTGGCTCAAGACCGAGCACGGCCTGGGCCACGGCCACGCCAACGCCCTGGTCGCGCACACACTCGCTGAGGGCAGGTAGCCCCCGGGCCTCTCCCCCTCACCGGCGCCCCCGGCCTCTCCCCCCGGACCGGGCGCCCCCAGGCCTCTCCCCCCGGGCCGGCGCCCTCATGCCTCTGCCTCTCCCCCCGGGCCGGGCGCCCTCAGGCCTCCCCGTCTGCCCCCGGGAGCGTCTGCTCGGACCAGACGGTCTTGCCCTCGGCGGCGTACCGGGTGCCCCACAACGAGGCGAGCTGCGAGATGATGAACAGCCCCCGCCCGCCCTCGTCGACCGCTCCGGCGTACTTCATGTACGGGGCGGTGGTGCTGCCGTCCCGGATCTCGCAGGTCAGCCCCCGGTCGAGGATGAGGCGCAGCTCCACCGGCGGACGGCCGTAGCGCACGGCGTTGGTCACCAGTTCGCTGACGATCAGCTCGGTGGCGTCGCCCGTGTCGCCCTCCAGGTGCCAGTCGGCCAGCCTCTTGGACGTGAGGCGGCGCGCGGTCGCCGGGGCCGTCTTGTCGTAGGGGAGCTCCCACGCGCCGTACCGGTCCTCGGGCATGGCGTGCGTCCGGGCCAGCAGCAGGGCCGAGCCGTGCAGGTCGGGGCTGTCCGGCAGGGCGTAGGCGATCGAGTCGCACAGGTCCCGCATCGGCCGGTCCGTCGGCATGAGCGCCTGGCGCAGCGCACCCGAGCTGGGCTGGGCGTGGCCCCGCAGGGCGTTGCTGTGGAGCACGAGCAGGCTGCCCTCGCGGAGCGAGAAGGAAACCGCGGCGACGGGCGCGTGCTCGGCCGTCCCCAGGGGCGGCCCCACGGGCAGGCCGACCACGTAGGCCGCGCCGTCGGGTTCGACGACGAGGGGTGCGGGATGGCCGGCGGAGACCACGGTGCACGTCTCGGTGAACGGGTCGTACACCGCGTAAGCGCAGGTCGCACCCAGCGGCTCCTGGTGCAGCGGGTCGCTCTGCGGCAGCTGGGCACGTTCCTGCGCCAGCCGCGCCGCGGTGTCGTAGAGCCGGGCGAGCAGTTCGTCGGGCTCCAGGTCCAGGGTGGCGAGAGTGTGCACGACGGTGCGCAGCTGCCCCATGGTGGTGGCCGCGTGGATACCGCCCGTCGCCACTTCTCCGATGACGAGGGCCGTACGGGCGCCCGACAGGGCGATCGTGTCGAACCAGTTGCCGGCGTCCCCGCCGGGCAGCAGCAGATGGTCCGTCTCGACGGCGGGCTGGGGCACCGGGCGCTGCGGCAGCAGGCGGCGCTGGAGGGCGCTGGCGATCGTGTACTCGTGCACGTAACGGCGGGCGTTGTCGATGCCGAGTGCGGCCCGGGACGCGATCGCCGACGCCACGGGGACGTCCTCCTCGGTGAAGGGCTCGGAGTCACCACACCGGTAGAGGCTGATCAGTCCGAGGACCGCCCCGCGCAGCGTCAGCGGCGCCAGCAGCAGCGTGTGTGCCCCGATCTTCCGTATGGAACCCACCCGCGCGGCGTCCTCGTCGGCCCACGGGGCGTCCTTCAGCGGGAGGACACGGATCCTCAGGTCGGAGAGGGCCCGCTGGTAGGGCGTCCCGGGCAGTACCGCCCGTACGTCCCCGACGGGGTGCGCGGCTTGGTTGCTGCCGCCGTAAGCGGCCCGTCGCAGCGGTACGTCCACGGCGAGCGGCCCGGGCTCGGGTGTCTCGCCGCGCAGGACGAAGTCCACGATCTCGACGACGCCGACATCCGCGTAGTCGGGGACCAACGCGTCCACGAGGTCACGGCAGGTGGCGTCGACGTCCAGCGTCCGGCCCACACTGTCGCGGACCGCGTCGAGCGCCTTGTCCCTGACCAGACGCCTGACCTGTTCGCTGACATCGACGACGGAGACGGCGACCCCCAGGACCCTGCCGTCGTCGCTCTGCCTCGCCCCGTGCCCCTCCTGGAGCCGGAACGCCGTCAGGGCGAGGGTGCGGCGTCCGCCGGGTACGTCGCCGGGGCGGGCACGGAACGGCCGCTCGATGCCGGGCACACCGGTGCGCAGGACCTCCCGTACGAAGGCCTCCACCCGCTCGGGTTCCTCGAAGGCGCACACGTCGCGGAACGGCCGGCCGCGCAGCCTCCCGTTCTCGTCCGCGTCGACGTCGGCGGAGGGGTCGCTGATCCGCAGGAGCCTGAGCCCGGGGTCGAGCACATGGACGCGTACGCGTGCCTGCGTGAACATCACGTCCAGCAGGGCCTTCCCGACCGCGTCGTCCCCCTTGCCGGGCCCCGGGCTCCCGCCGGCCGCCCAGACGGCCCAGCCGGCTCCCGCGAGGGGTTCGAGCCGGAGCCCGGCGGGCGCCCCGTCACCTCCGTCACCCCGTGTGGTGTCGCCCGCCAGTACGTCCATCACCCGAAGGCCGAGCGCATCGGCGGTGGCCGGACCGAAGCGCCGCTCCGCGGCCCGGCTCCACCCGGTGACCACTCCGGCGGCGTCCACGACCATCAGAGGCGCATCAGCCATCAGCCCAGCTCCTTCGCCCCCCTCACGGGACCCGGGGCCGGGCCTCCGCGCACGTGGACACGTACGCAATCAGCATCGGCCCCCGGTCCGCCGCCCGCTACCGGAGCGGGTGCGGCTCCGGGAGCGGGTCCGGGTGCTTACGCACTGTGCGGGTGACGGTCACACGCCGTACGTGTGACGGCGGCCGACGCTCTCGGTGTGCCCGGCATCCCCCGCCGGGCACACCGGACTCAGTCGTCCATGTCGATGTCCAGACTGTTGATCCTCGTGGTCCGGTTGTTGGCGGTGATCACGACCGGACTCTTGCCGGACACACCCTTGGTCTTCTCGACGAGTTCACGCAGGTCGTCGAGAGTGATCTCTTTGCCGGTCTTGGGCTTCAAGTGGATGCTCACAGGTGACATCGATCCATCATTTCCCTAGATGACTTCCCGGTCACCAATGCCCAACGTGCCCTCCCACCAAGCCTCTTCGGAATGCCGCCCGGGCCTCAGCGCGGGACCGTGGCCCCACGCCCCGGCCCCACCGCCGATGCCGCCGGGGGTTCGGGTGTCCCGCCCGTCCCGCGCAGGAAGACGATCGAGAAGACACCGGCGGCGGCCATGACCACGGCTGCGCCGATCGCCGCGAGGCCCAGACCGTGGGTGAAGGCGTCGCGTGCGGCGGCCAGGACGGCGTCCCCCGTCGCGGCCGGAAGTTCGCCCGCGACCGCCGCCGCACCGCCCAGGGTCTCGCGCACGGCGTCGGCACCGGGCATCCCGGCGGGCAGGGCGTCGGCCATGTCCCGGCTGTAGACAGCGGCGCCGACGGAGCCGAGGATCGCCATGCCGAGGGCTCCGCCCAGTTCCTGCCCCGACTCCAGCACGGCCGCCGCCGAACCGGCGCCCTCCGGTGGGGCGGCGCCCAGCGCCAGTTCGTTGGCGAGGGTCATGGCGGCGACCAGCCCGCCCGCGTACACGGCTGCGCCGACGAGGGCGAACCACAGGGGCGAGTCCGTACGCAGCTGCGTCAGCCAGAGGAATCCGCAACCGGCGAGGAAGAAGCCGCCGCCCATGACGTACGCACGGTCGATCCGCTGGGCGAGCGCGGCGCCGGCCGGTGCCATGAGGGCCACGCCGGCGGCGGGCACCAGGCTCCACAGCGCCGCGGTGAGGGGGCTCAGGCCGAGTACGGACTGGAGGTACTGGGTGAAGAAGACGGCCATGCCCACCGTGGCGAACATCGCGAGCAGATCGGCGAGCACCGGGCCACCGAAGTTGCGCCGGCCGAGCAGCCCGAGGTCGATCATCGGGTGGGCGAGGCGCCTCTGACGGCGTACGAAGACGACGCCGAGCACCAGCCCCGCGGCGACGCAGAGTGCGGTCAGCGGCTCGTAACCGTGCCGGGCCCATTCCTTGATGCCGTAGATGACCGCGAGCAGGGCGCAGAGCGAGAGCAGGGCGCTGCCCACGTCGAAGCGGCCGCGGGCGGTGGTCACCGTCTCCGGCACCAGGAAGGGCACCAGCAGGAGCAGCAGCACCATGGCGGGCAGATTGATGAGGAACACCGAGCCCCACCAGAAGTGTTCGAGCAGCAGCCCGCTGACCACGGGCCCCAGCGAGATCCCGGCGGTCATGACGCCGGTCCAGATGGTCACCGCCTTCCCGCGCTGCTTCGCGTCGTGGAAGAGGTTGCGGATCAGGGCGAGGGTCGAGGGCATCAGGGCGGCGCCTCCGAGCCCGAGCAGCGCGCGTACGGCGATGAGCACTTCGGCGGAGTGCGCGTACGCGGCTGCCACCGAGGCCGCGCCGAAGACGACAGCTCCCGCCAGGACCAGCGTGCGCCGCCCGATCCGGTCGCCGAGGGAACCCATGACGATGAGCATCCCGGCGAGCACGAAGCCGTACATGTCCAGGATCCACAACTGCTGCGTGGCGCTGGGCTCCAGGTCCTGGCTGACGAACGGGATCGCGAAGTAGAGGATGGACACGTCCATCGAGACGAGGAGCAGGGGCAGCATCAGGACGCCGAGGGCGATCCATTCCTTGCGGCCCGCGCGGGGACCGGGTGTGTTCTCCATACGCAGTACGGAACCGGGCCAGGACCTTACGCCGCAAACAGCTGCCTAGTGCACCGGGAAGAAACCCCAGGTGAGCGGGGTCCACCAGGGGCAGGTGCACTAGTACGGTAGCGCGATGACCACTGAACCGCCCTACCTCCGCATCGCAGGGGAGATCCGCCGCCGCATCGCGTCGGGCGAGCTCGGTCCCGGCGACCCGGTCCCCTCCACCCGTCGCATCACACAGGAGTGGGGCGTCGCGATGGCCACCGCGACGAAGGCCCTGGGTGCCCTGGCCCAGGAGGGGCTGGTGCGGGCGGTGCCCGGCGTCGGGACCGTGGTCGCGGAGTCAGGCCGCGAACGCGCCACGACGCAGGGCCGCCAGCTCAGCCGCGAGCGCGTCATCCGCGCGGCGATCGCGCTCGTGGACGAGGAGGGCCTCGCGGCGCTCTCGATGCGTCGCATCGCGACGGAGTTCGGCACCTCCACGATGGCGCTGTACAGCCATGTCCCCAGCAAGGGCGAGCTGGTCCGGCTGATGGCGGAGGCGGTGTTCGGCAGCGGCCCCGCCGGCCCACGGCCGACGGGCTGGCGCCCGATGCTGGAGCGGGAGGCACGCTGGCTGTGGAAGCAGTACGAGCAACACCCCTGGCTCGCCCGCGCCATGGCCCACCTCACCCGCCCGATGGCCTCGCCGAACGCGATGCTGTTCACCGAGCGGGTCCTGAGCGCCCTGACCGGCCTGGGCCTCACCCCGGAGCAGATGCTGCACATCCACCTAACGGTGCTGGGCTACGCCCAGGGCATCGCGATGGCCGTCGAGCTGGAGCTCCAGGCACGGCAGGACAGCGGGGTGACGGCGGACGAGTGGATGACGTCGATGGAACCCCGCATGGACGCGATCCAGGCGACGGCGGCCTACCCGGTGCTGTCCACGTTCTTCGGCAAGGACAACTTCGACCTGGAGCTGGGCACCCTCTTCGAATTCGGGCTGGCCAGGGTGCTGGACGGGGTGGAGGCGCTGGTGGAGGGGGGAACCGTGGCGGCAGACCCCGAGTGATGCCCCTCGGTCGGCCGATCGTCTCGGACCTGTATCAGCAGTGACCCGAATTCATCAGGGATTCCCCCCATGTCGCACCTTTGCAATACGATCACATTCAACAACCAGCTCCGGGCCGTCCACCCCCACACAGGCCCCGTTCCGTCTGTGCGAGGAAGCCCATGCCGCCCTATCAGCCGTCCTCGGACTGGCAGTACGAGATTCCGACGACCGGCAGCAAGCGGCTCCCGCCCGCCGCCCGTTACGTCGAATCGCTGACCCACCAGGGCTACGGGTTCGAGGCCGCGATCGCCGACCTCGTCGACAACTCCATCGACGCCGGTGCGCGCAACGTCGTCATCAGTTTCCTGCGGGACGAGGACCGCCTCGTAAGCCTCCTGGTCGTCGACGACGGACGGGGCATGAACGACGAGACGCTCGACACCGCGATGACGGTGGGCGGCCGGCAGGAGTACGGGGAGAAGGCACTCGGTCACTTCGGCGCAGGCCTCAAGGCAGCGTCCCTCTCGCACGCCGATTCGCTCACGGTGATCAGCCGCACCAAGCGCAGCCCGTCCACCGGCCGCCGGTGGCTGACGGCCCGCGCCCAGGCCGACTTCACCTGCGACATCGTGGACCCCGGCTACTGCCAGGACCTCGTCGACCGCTACGACGGCCTGATCGAGTGGCACGGCACCATCGTGCGCTGGGACAAGGTCCGGGCCTTCGACACGATTACCGCCGGACAGGCCGACCGCTATCTCGACGACGCGATCGAGAAGCTGGAGACCCACCTCGGGCTCCACCTGCACCGATTCCTGGCCGACGACACGTTCAACGTCGACATCGTCGTCGAGGACGTCACGACCAAGGAGGAGCTGGACCACCGCGGCGTCGAACCGATCGACCCCTTCGGCTACCGCATCCCCGGCAGGGCCGGTTACCCGCGTACGTACACCGCACCCGTCGAGGGCGTCGGTGACGTCGCACTGACCGCGCACATCTGGTCGCCGAAGTCCCCGCTGGTCAGCTTCCGCGGGATCGGACCGCTCGCCGAGCGGCAGGGCTTCTACATCTACCGCAACAACAGGCTCGTCCAGGCCGGCGGGTGGAACAGCACGCGCAGCGCCGAGGGGCACCTCGCGCTGGCCCGTATCGCGATCGACCTTCCGACAGAGGCGAACGACGTCTTCAGCCTCACGGTCAAGAAGGACGGCGTGACGGTCACCCCGGCCTTCGCCCGAGGACTAGAACAGGCCACGGACGCGGCAGGCCGCACATTCTCCGAGTACGTCCAGGACGCCCAGACGACGTACCGGGAGGCCGCGAAGCGCACCACCGAGGTGACGCGCGATGCGGTCATCCCGGCCGGCAAGGGCCTCGACCCGAAACTGCGGCGGGTCCTTCGGGACGAACTGCCGGAGCTGGAGGGGGAGGAACCGATCACCTTCCGCTGGGTGTCCCTGGACGCGGACCTGTTCTTCGAACTCGACCGTGACGCCCGGGAGATCAGGCTGAACAAGACGTACCGCCCGGCTTTCAACGGTGGACGGAGGGGCGGGCTCAACGACGCGCCGGTCGTGAAGAGCATGCTGTACCTCATGGTCCAGGAGATCTTCCAGAAGTCACGGGTGCGGGCCACCCGCGCCGACAAGATCGCCCTGTGGAACAGCGTCCTGGTGACAGCGGCACGCTGCGAACTCTCCCGCTGATCCCCACCGCGCCCCGTCCCTGCCGCACCTCCGCCGCATCTCCGCCGCATCTCCGCCGCATCTCCGAGAAAGCCGCGCCGCCATGACCGACCACCTGTTCAACCTGCACGGCGACGTCCTGGCCGCCATGCGCCGGGGACCGAAGCCCTTCGCGAAGCTGGCCTTCGCACTCTCGGAGGCCGATGAGCCGGCCGACACCTACACCGGCCACTTCCGCGACCGGCTCGTCGGCTCCGGCTCCGGCTCCGGCTCCGGCTCCGGGGACGAACTCACCGCGCTCTGGCACCGCACGCTGACCGCCTGGGACCTCACCGAACAGGCCGACTGGTCCACCGCGCCCGCGCGCACGGATGCCCGGCGCTCCGACACCTACGACCGGCTCGGCTTCGGAGGCGACCTGCGGAAGGCCCTGGACGCGGCGGTCCCCGTCTTCAAGGAGCCCGGGGCCACCGTCATCAGCAGGGAGTTCACGTCCTGGTACTCCAGGGACACGGCGGCAGCCCGCGCCTTCTACTGGAACTCCTACGAACAGACGCTGCGCCGCAAGGGCTGGCCGGACGCGGCCGTCTCCAGCCTGGACGAGGCGAGCCACGCCGTGGTCGAGCGCCTCTCCGATCCCACCCGCGCCGAGGCGTACGGTGCGCGGGGCCTGGTCGTCGGCTACGTGCAGTCGGGCAAGACCGCCAACTTCACAGGCGTGACGGCGAAGGCCATCGATGCCGGCTACCGCCTGGTCATCATCCTCGGAGGCACGCTGAACCTCCTCCGCGGCCAGACCCAGCGCCGCCTGGACATGGAGCTGATCGGCCAGGAGAACATCCTGCGCGGAGCCGACCCGGCCGACACCGACGCACTCGTCGACGTCGACTACCAGGACGACGAGGACTGGCCGGCGAAGTTCGTGAGCCACGGCGGCCGCCCCTCCACGCTGGGCTCCTTCGACATCGAGCGGCTCACCACCCTGAACAGGGACTACCTGGGCCTCAAAAGCGGCATCGGCGCTCTTGAGATCGGTAAGCAGGACCGAACGAAACCGCTCCACGATCCGATGAATCTGCACCACGCGGCAGCACGCGTGATGGTCGTGAAGAAGAACAAGTCCGTACTGGAAAAACTCATCAAGGATCTCAAGAGGATCGGCCCCATCCTCTCCGAGATTCCCGCGCTGATCATCGACGACGAGTCCGACCAGGCATCGGTCAACACGACGGATCCGAAGAAGTGGGAAGGCGGCACGGTCGAGCGCAAGGCGATCAACGGCCAGATCTCCCAGCTGCTCGGCCTCCTCCCCCGGGCCCAGTACGTCGGCTACACGGCGACCCCGTTCGCCAACGTGTTCGTCGACCCGGGAGACGAGGAGGACATCTTCCCCCGCGACTTCCTGATCTCGCTGCCGCGCCCGACCGGCTACATGGGCGTGCAGGACTTCCACGACCTGGAGTCCGAGGGCACCGCCGAGGAGACACACGTACGCGGCATCTACGAGGACACCGGCGACCGCCTCCAGGAGGCACTGGACGCCTTCGTACTCACCGGGGCGCTGAAGCTGTACCGAACGGACCACGGCGTCCCCGACGGGGCGTTCCGGCATCACACGATGCTGGTCCACCAGTCCGTCCGCGTGCGCGACCAGGCGGTCCTCGCTCTGCACATCAACTCGATGTGGCACAGGTCTGCCTACACAGGCCAGGAGGGCCACGCCCGCCTGGCGGCCCTTCTGGAGAAGGACTTCCAGCGGTACGCCGACGAGGGCCTCCCCACCCCGGCGTCGTACGACGAGCTGAAGCCGTACGTCTTCAACGCCCGCCGGCTCATCAACTCCGGCGGTGAGCCCGTGATCATCGTCAACGGGGACACCGACCGCGACTACGAGCAGCCCGAGCTGGACTTCGACCGGACGCCACGCGTGTGGAAGATCCTGGTCGGCGGCACGAAGCTGTCCCGTGGCTTCACGGTGGAGGGCCTCACGGTCACGTACTACCGCCGCACCACCCAGCAGGCCGACACCCTGATGCAGATGGGCCGCTGGTTCGGCTTCCGCCCCGGCTACCGCGACCTGGTCCGCCTGTACATCGGCCGCGAGGAACCGCTGGGGAAGAAGAAGACCGTCGACCTGTACGAGGCCTTCGAAGCGGTCTGCCGCGACGAGGAGACGTTCCGCACCCAGCTCACCCGCTACGCCGCCCTGGTGGACGGCAAACCGCAGGTCACGCCTGCCCAGATCCCGCCGCTGGTCTCGCAGCACCTGCCGTGGCTGAAGCCGGCGGCCCGCAACAAGATGTTCAACGCGGAGCTGGTGGAGATCAGGTCTCCGGGGCAGCCGATCGAACCCGCCGCCTACCCTGCGGACGCAGAGGCAATCGGGCGTAACACCCAACGTTGGCGACCTCTGCTCAACGCCCTCGGCTCAGCACCTGTCACGCTCACTAACCCCTCAGACAGTACGAGCTCTCTCTCGCGCAGCTTCACTGCTCTCACAACGGCCATCTCTCACGCTGAGCTTGTCGCAATCCTGAGTGCGCTTGAGTGGGATCGGCCCGAACTCTTCCGGCCCCATCTCACCTACCTCTCACAACTCGACGGCAGGCTGGCCAGGGTGAACGACTGGCTGGTCATCGTTCCCCAGCTGTCCCGCTCGAACCGAACCGAGGCCAGCATCCTGGGTTCAGTACCACTTTCGCTTGCCCGCCGAAGCCGACAGGCGGGGAAAGCCGTCTTCGGCCGCATCTCAGGTGTAGAGCACCGGACTTCAGCCCAGCGCATCATCGATGGACCGGGCAGCGTGGATCTCCCGATCAGCCCGAGCACTGGGGTGATGCTGCTCTACCCAGTAGTGGAGAGCCAGAACGACGCGGAGACAACCTCGGCAGCACCCCATGGTGTTGCCGACCCGTCAAAGGTCACGATGGCCTTCACCCTGATTCCGCCGAAGTCTGCCATCGACTCCACGCGACAGCTCCTCCGCTTCCAGGCCAAGGACTCCAGCCATGCGCGGGATGTCTTCGTGGCAACAGGTTCTTCCTGACGGTAACTACGCGATCATCCCGTTAGCCGAGGCAGTTACTACCTCCCCACCGCTTCACGAAAGAGTGTCAGGTGACTCTGTTTGACCTCCCGGGGCCAAAACCCGGCGTTTGCGACGACCCAGAGCTGATGCTGGTGCACCAGCACTTGATGCACGCCGACCCTGATGGGGACCGCTTCGCCCGAGTGCTGCGGGACACCATCGACCAACTGCTGAACGGTGAGGCTACTGGGCGCTACGACTGGGCCACTCTCTTCAAGACCGAGAAGACCCACGCGGGAACTCTTGTTGAGATCAACCTGCAGCGCGAGTTCGAGTTTCACGACGGGGTCGACATGGACTACCGCATCGAGGACATCGACGTCGACTGCAAGTACTCACAGAAATTCGGCGCCTGGATGATTCCTCCTGAGGCGGAAGGCCACCTCTGCTTGCTCGTCTGGGCTGACGACTACGAGAGCCGCTGGAGTGCTGGGCTGCTGCGCATAGAGCGTGAATGGCTCAACGGCGGAACGAACAGAGACATGAAGTTCACAGTCAAGGCGGAGCACCGCAACAGGATCACCTGGCTCTGGAAGGATGCGACGCTGCCAAAGAACGTCCTCCTGCATCTTGACCCGGACACACGAGCACGCATCCTGATCCCAGGAAAGCACAAAGGGCAGGCACGCGTCCGCGAACTATTCCGGTCCGTACTCGGCACACGAATCGGGCGCGGCGTAGTGCGCACTGCTGCTCAGCAACTCGACTACATGGCGCGTGTCCGCGAGGGGGACAGAGGGCGGGCCCGTCCGGCGCTGCGCCCGGAAGGAATTATCATCCTCGGCGACTATCAGTCACACCAAGCAGTAGCCCGCGCCCTGGGAGGTCCAGTCCCAAGGGAGGGCGAGTTCGTTGCCCATCGCGTCATTCGCGCTCTTCCTGAACATGGCGATCGCCCGCAAGCGGAAATCGACGGAGAATTCTGGGTAGTGGCGGAACCGGGCGAGACAGGCGGAATGGCACCGCGGCTGCCAGAAGCCCAGGCCGGCCGAGGAGGGTACTGAATTAACAGCCAGTAATCACAGTAGACAAGTCCGGCTGCGGGAGGGCACCAATCTCCGGGCACCTCCCGCAGCTGCACCGGCTAACGGTCGTACGGCATGCCGCCCTGAACGAGCATCGACCGATTCCAGTTCCGGAACGAGTCAGGGCGCAGAATCCGGAGGCATACTGTCGGAACTCCCGCTGCGCACGACGGTCACCGTCACTGATTCGATAGTGGACCAGGACGCACCGTCCTCGTACATCGCCGGGACCGCGGAATGCCTCCTCTC includes:
- a CDS encoding MFS transporter, with protein sequence MENTPGPRAGRKEWIALGVLMLPLLLVSMDVSILYFAIPFVSQDLEPSATQQLWILDMYGFVLAGMLIVMGSLGDRIGRRTLVLAGAVVFGAASVAAAYAHSAEVLIAVRALLGLGGAALMPSTLALIRNLFHDAKQRGKAVTIWTGVMTAGISLGPVVSGLLLEHFWWGSVFLINLPAMVLLLLLVPFLVPETVTTARGRFDVGSALLSLCALLAVIYGIKEWARHGYEPLTALCVAAGLVLGVVFVRRQRRLAHPMIDLGLLGRRNFGGPVLADLLAMFATVGMAVFFTQYLQSVLGLSPLTAALWSLVPAAGVALMAPAGAALAQRIDRAYVMGGGFFLAGCGFLWLTQLRTDSPLWFALVGAAVYAGGLVAAMTLANELALGAAPPEGAGSAAAVLESGQELGGALGMAILGSVGAAVYSRDMADALPAGMPGADAVRETLGGAAAVAGELPAATGDAVLAAARDAFTHGLGLAAIGAAVVMAAAGVFSIVFLRGTGGTPEPPAASAVGPGRGATVPR
- a CDS encoding Z1 domain-containing protein, translated to MTDHLFNLHGDVLAAMRRGPKPFAKLAFALSEADEPADTYTGHFRDRLVGSGSGSGSGSGDELTALWHRTLTAWDLTEQADWSTAPARTDARRSDTYDRLGFGGDLRKALDAAVPVFKEPGATVISREFTSWYSRDTAAARAFYWNSYEQTLRRKGWPDAAVSSLDEASHAVVERLSDPTRAEAYGARGLVVGYVQSGKTANFTGVTAKAIDAGYRLVIILGGTLNLLRGQTQRRLDMELIGQENILRGADPADTDALVDVDYQDDEDWPAKFVSHGGRPSTLGSFDIERLTTLNRDYLGLKSGIGALEIGKQDRTKPLHDPMNLHHAAARVMVVKKNKSVLEKLIKDLKRIGPILSEIPALIIDDESDQASVNTTDPKKWEGGTVERKAINGQISQLLGLLPRAQYVGYTATPFANVFVDPGDEEDIFPRDFLISLPRPTGYMGVQDFHDLESEGTAEETHVRGIYEDTGDRLQEALDAFVLTGALKLYRTDHGVPDGAFRHHTMLVHQSVRVRDQAVLALHINSMWHRSAYTGQEGHARLAALLEKDFQRYADEGLPTPASYDELKPYVFNARRLINSGGEPVIIVNGDTDRDYEQPELDFDRTPRVWKILVGGTKLSRGFTVEGLTVTYYRRTTQQADTLMQMGRWFGFRPGYRDLVRLYIGREEPLGKKKTVDLYEAFEAVCRDEETFRTQLTRYAALVDGKPQVTPAQIPPLVSQHLPWLKPAARNKMFNAELVEIRSPGQPIEPAAYPADAEAIGRNTQRWRPLLNALGSAPVTLTNPSDSTSSLSRSFTALTTAISHAELVAILSALEWDRPELFRPHLTYLSQLDGRLARVNDWLVIVPQLSRSNRTEASILGSVPLSLARRSRQAGKAVFGRISGVEHRTSAQRIIDGPGSVDLPISPSTGVMLLYPVVESQNDAETTSAAPHGVADPSKVTMAFTLIPPKSAIDSTRQLLRFQAKDSSHARDVFVATGSS
- a CDS encoding TetR/AcrR family transcriptional regulator C-terminal domain-containing protein, producing MTTEPPYLRIAGEIRRRIASGELGPGDPVPSTRRITQEWGVAMATATKALGALAQEGLVRAVPGVGTVVAESGRERATTQGRQLSRERVIRAAIALVDEEGLAALSMRRIATEFGTSTMALYSHVPSKGELVRLMAEAVFGSGPAGPRPTGWRPMLEREARWLWKQYEQHPWLARAMAHLTRPMASPNAMLFTERVLSALTGLGLTPEQMLHIHLTVLGYAQGIAMAVELELQARQDSGVTADEWMTSMEPRMDAIQATAAYPVLSTFFGKDNFDLELGTLFEFGLARVLDGVEALVEGGTVAADPE
- a CDS encoding DUF4287 domain-containing protein → MTEAVKGPASYFPSIEKKYGRPVTEWKDLIRSSPLTKHMELVAWLKTEHGLGHGHANALVAHTLAEGR
- a CDS encoding ATP-binding protein, whose protein sequence is MPPYQPSSDWQYEIPTTGSKRLPPAARYVESLTHQGYGFEAAIADLVDNSIDAGARNVVISFLRDEDRLVSLLVVDDGRGMNDETLDTAMTVGGRQEYGEKALGHFGAGLKAASLSHADSLTVISRTKRSPSTGRRWLTARAQADFTCDIVDPGYCQDLVDRYDGLIEWHGTIVRWDKVRAFDTITAGQADRYLDDAIEKLETHLGLHLHRFLADDTFNVDIVVEDVTTKEELDHRGVEPIDPFGYRIPGRAGYPRTYTAPVEGVGDVALTAHIWSPKSPLVSFRGIGPLAERQGFYIYRNNRLVQAGGWNSTRSAEGHLALARIAIDLPTEANDVFSLTVKKDGVTVTPAFARGLEQATDAAGRTFSEYVQDAQTTYREAAKRTTEVTRDAVIPAGKGLDPKLRRVLRDELPELEGEEPITFRWVSLDADLFFELDRDAREIRLNKTYRPAFNGGRRGGLNDAPVVKSMLYLMVQEIFQKSRVRATRADKIALWNSVLVTAARCELSR
- a CDS encoding SpoIIE family protein phosphatase → MADAPLMVVDAAGVVTGWSRAAERRFGPATADALGLRVMDVLAGDTTRGDGGDGAPAGLRLEPLAGAGWAVWAAGGSPGPGKGDDAVGKALLDVMFTQARVRVHVLDPGLRLLRISDPSADVDADENGRLRGRPFRDVCAFEEPERVEAFVREVLRTGVPGIERPFRARPGDVPGGRRTLALTAFRLQEGHGARQSDDGRVLGVAVSVVDVSEQVRRLVRDKALDAVRDSVGRTLDVDATCRDLVDALVPDYADVGVVEIVDFVLRGETPEPGPLAVDVPLRRAAYGGSNQAAHPVGDVRAVLPGTPYQRALSDLRIRVLPLKDAPWADEDAARVGSIRKIGAHTLLLAPLTLRGAVLGLISLYRCGDSEPFTEEDVPVASAIASRAALGIDNARRYVHEYTIASALQRRLLPQRPVPQPAVETDHLLLPGGDAGNWFDTIALSGARTALVIGEVATGGIHAATTMGQLRTVVHTLATLDLEPDELLARLYDTAARLAQERAQLPQSDPLHQEPLGATCAYAVYDPFTETCTVVSAGHPAPLVVEPDGAAYVVGLPVGPPLGTAEHAPVAAVSFSLREGSLLVLHSNALRGHAQPSSGALRQALMPTDRPMRDLCDSIAYALPDSPDLHGSALLLARTHAMPEDRYGAWELPYDKTAPATARRLTSKRLADWHLEGDTGDATELIVSELVTNAVRYGRPPVELRLILDRGLTCEIRDGSTTAPYMKYAGAVDEGGRGLFIISQLASLWGTRYAAEGKTVWSEQTLPGADGEA